One genomic segment of Halorientalis litorea includes these proteins:
- a CDS encoding UGSC family (seleno)protein has protein sequence MSESDEILDPTPSQSGTDESVLTDRPATLDGASIGLLSNAKKNSDHFLQSVGTHLQSVADIDVSDVVYKPTATSAAPDDIYEELGQYDAVLTAYGDCGSCSSWTIHDAIQLEESGIPTVVFCSEEFTTLCQFESENQSCPGLPIVEFEHPIADVAPEVVREERVTDAICDEVVEALTSDPETLRDRYGGRYTDEV, from the coding sequence ATGTCCGAGAGTGACGAGATTCTCGACCCCACACCCAGCCAGTCCGGGACGGACGAGTCCGTGCTGACGGACCGACCGGCGACGCTCGACGGGGCCAGCATCGGCCTGCTGTCGAACGCGAAGAAAAACTCCGACCACTTCCTGCAGAGCGTCGGCACCCACCTGCAGTCGGTGGCCGACATCGATGTCTCAGACGTGGTGTACAAGCCGACGGCGACGAGTGCCGCGCCCGACGATATCTACGAGGAGTTGGGCCAGTACGACGCGGTATTGACGGCGTACGGCGACTGTGGGTCCTGTTCGTCGTGGACGATTCACGACGCCATCCAACTGGAGGAGTCCGGTATCCCGACTGTCGTGTTCTGTTCCGAGGAGTTTACCACGCTCTGTCAGTTCGAGTCAGAGAACCAGTCCTGTCCCGGCCTCCCCATCGTGGAGTTCGAACACCCCATCGCCGACGTGGCCCCCGAAGTGGTGCGCGAGGAGCGGGTCACCGACGCCATTTGCGACGAGGTGGTCGAGGCTCTGACCAGCGACCCCGAGACACTACGTGACCGCTACGGGGGCCGGTACACGGACGAGGTCTGA
- a CDS encoding TAXI family TRAP transporter solute-binding subunit: MADSHKNVDRRTVLKTAAPIAALGLAGCSQNGDGDGGGDGGGGDGDGGGDGDGGGGQQNYNWTIGTSGEETATHASGVAFSSIVSENSDTIEMSAQTTGGTTANPRLIDQGDIDIAQSTAPMVWRANTGQDPYQDPELETTMCQTFSYFTLDVFLVKRNTDELSDIETITDIPTDGSVDMSWGPRGTSAWDTMADAFTLAGVDSPEQTFDLEVMGLGDQAGAMRDGRIDIATVYTANTQTIIGWIQELSSTTDLEVVTFPFGESEVEQADPPLIYSETPADVFDQDIGVDSFPTISIGYFTTIPADIPAEPVYEMTRILMENTEQVHNANAVLSEHGPDFATEFLVRNGEVPVHPGTEQYYRENDLWSDDLTSLEEYEG; encoded by the coding sequence ATGGCAGACAGCCACAAGAACGTCGATAGGCGTACTGTTCTGAAAACCGCGGCACCCATCGCCGCGCTCGGACTGGCGGGATGTTCACAGAACGGCGACGGTGACGGCGGCGGCGATGGTGGCGGCGGCGACGGCGACGGTGGCGGCGACGGTGACGGCGGTGGTGGCCAACAGAACTACAACTGGACCATCGGGACCAGCGGCGAGGAGACGGCGACGCACGCCTCCGGTGTCGCCTTCTCCAGCATCGTCAGCGAGAACAGCGACACCATCGAGATGAGTGCCCAAACCACCGGCGGCACCACGGCCAACCCCCGCCTCATCGACCAGGGTGACATCGACATCGCCCAGAGTACGGCCCCCATGGTCTGGCGGGCGAACACTGGCCAAGACCCGTACCAAGACCCGGAGTTGGAGACGACGATGTGCCAGACGTTCTCCTATTTCACGCTCGACGTGTTCCTCGTCAAGCGGAACACGGACGAACTGAGCGACATCGAGACGATTACCGACATCCCGACCGACGGGTCCGTCGACATGTCGTGGGGACCGCGGGGCACCTCCGCGTGGGACACGATGGCGGACGCGTTCACCCTCGCTGGCGTCGACTCCCCGGAACAAACCTTCGACCTCGAAGTGATGGGGCTGGGTGACCAAGCCGGTGCGATGCGCGACGGCCGTATCGACATCGCCACCGTCTACACCGCCAACACACAGACCATCATCGGCTGGATTCAAGAACTCTCCTCGACGACGGACCTCGAAGTCGTCACGTTCCCGTTCGGCGAATCGGAGGTCGAACAAGCCGACCCACCGCTCATCTACTCGGAGACGCCCGCGGACGTGTTCGACCAGGACATCGGCGTCGACTCGTTCCCGACCATCTCCATCGGGTACTTCACGACCATCCCGGCCGACATCCCGGCGGAACCGGTCTACGAAATGACCCGCATCCTCATGGAGAACACCGAACAGGTCCACAACGCCAACGCCGTCCTCTCGGAACACGGCCCGGACTTCGCCACCGAGTTCCTCGTCAGGAACGGCGAGGTCCCAGTTCACCCCGGTACCGAGCAGTACTACCGCGAAAACGACCTCTGGAGCGACGACCTGACCAGCCTCGAAGAGTACGAAGGCTGA